ttcataaagaaaaaggaaaaatattgtacatacatataaaaggaCGTATCCCCACCCGCGTAATTCTTCCTTTTCTATGCAGATCATTAAActtgtttaatgaaaaattacaatactaaAGCTGTCACTGACCCAGATAAAACATTACCTCAATACATAAAACACCACACAAAGGTTTCTCAAGTTCTCACAAGCAGTTACAATGTTACACTCACATAATTgaatcatttgaaaaatacaCCTAGTTTCCTCACACATATGAAAGAATGGGTAGGAGATACGAACTGAAAATGCCTTTCCTTaaacaatatatatcaatatatatatacagtatacagaaacATTGAAACTAAAATGAATCAGATCATAATGCAAACATCAGAGCCCCTAGGATGATTACTATGCAGCCATTATGGGTACATTACAGCATCTACATTATTAATCTTGGAAGGCTGTAAGAACATAAACCTTAGTCCCTTATGGATCAATAAGGGCATCACTGACATTTATATTACTAGTTACTTTGAAATTATCTGCTAAGAAAATCTATAAATTGCATTAAAGTCTGTGTCACCAATGTTGCAAACTAACTGGTATTAGAATTTATGGCCTACGATTCAGCATAAGACTTCTACCTCAGGGAAGAAATGCAAATTGGAAATGATTTTGGATGAACTAAACTGTACAGTGGTACAGCCTACATTGCTATTGAATTTGACCATCATATTCCTTTATACTCAAAACAACCAATAAGACATGAATAAAACGTGTCCAGTTTGTAACTTGATAATTGACAACCTGACCACTAGTGCTTGTCTTACTTTCAGTATCTTACATACATTAAAAGTGTCATATGAGAAACTCAAACGGATTAAACATAGTAAGTGGAAATTCAAGGCATATATGTTACAGACTTAATGAAAGATGTACTAAAAATACACTAGGATCATACTCTTCCAGCCCTTACAGAGGTGTCATTAAATAGCAAACCTCTCAAGTCAAAACTGGCCTTGAGCTGAAGGCCACAAATTCATGGAATTGATGATGTCAAAAATAAGCCCCTTGAGTCAATTTTCCAATTTTCttccacattttcatttatcctgGTATAATTTGTACATGGATAAACCACTCAACCATTGTAGCAATAAAGCACAAACCTAGTTTAAATGTGGGatatctttcttttcatctttcctgtatttttgtgtgtacaaGTCAATATCAAGCCActaattcccaaaaatattttatctttataaaccCTCCTCCAACAACACAAGCAAAAAACAGCAAGATGCAACATTGACTTTTCACTACTGTTCTCCACTCGGCACTCCCAAAGTTACCTACTGATCAACATGCCCACATTTTCTGGAGTTGGCCTTGAGTAAACACCACAGTAACCACAATGCATTGATGTGCAACAAATGCTGAAAGCTATCCCATGTTTTTTGTTCCAGTATTTAAGAAGCCTTAACACTAGTATTCCTTagataaataaaatcacattGACATAGCTACATAATGTCAAACTAATAGTactctgaaaataagaaaaaaattatacaaaatgttAGTAACAAATTCCATAAGAAAAGGCCTTAGAATTCAAGAAATTTCCCTTTGGATTATACACAATATCCTatacatcaagaaaataaaaacagaaaatcctgtcatccacagaaaaataaactaattaagaaaaatatcaaaactattacTGTTATGAAGTTGTACAGGTTCTTGGACAACTGGTGCTAACAAAAATGAGTAAAACCCAAAATATTAAGTCACAAGCCTTGGGTCATCTTACACATGTGcaaacattaaaaagaatatcAAGGAATGTCACAACTGAATACAGTACTGTTTTCCTGTCTGTGAATAACTGAGGACCAAGTTTTGAATTTGAAAGGGCAACCATGTTTCCACCAGAGCACCCCACAGATTATTAAAACAAACAGTAACATCCCAAATGTACCGATGGCCAAGATATACAGGATATAGGATAATGCCTCACAAGGTCATCTTTTTGGACCCCTTTACCCAGCTGATGCTATTCAACATTTATTGACTTTAATTTCTGATACTTTGTttccatgtgattttttttttcacttttattactaGTCAAGTTAATAAACTGACAAATATTCACTTCAATATGCACCTTTGTGTATCCccataagggggtagtgccatcagtgtagaCATTACTAAGGATGtttgcagcatgcctttggcccctagcggCACCCACTTTTTTGTCCTTCTACTcacattcctgcttcctttcttcagtcctgCTGAACAACTCCTCTAACTATGCATTACTTCTTTATGTAACTGTGGGGACTTCTCCCAATTCCATCTTCCAAACCTTGTACGAGAACGtacttcatctttcttttctggatctctctatctttctgtccaaccactcccATTACCTCTTTTGACTGTGTCAAACACTAAATAACCAAACGTGTCCCGTTACTTGGCTCGACAGCCTAGATTTCATAAAATCTACCAACCTTTGTGCATGTTCTATTGAAAAACACTATCAAAAGCTGATTACATGTACCTTATCCCCCCCTGGTAAAGAATCCACCCAACAAATGAAATGATCTCTGATAATATTCCTTGCAAACCAAAAACAGCAATAAAGATATTTTCCTATTATGAGGACTTAACAcattacaccttttaaaaccatAGTTCCACCTTTCATTCACCAATAATTACTacaaattcttcatttttatagaaACTTCTCCCCAAAAATATCAACAATGATTTGAAGATGCCAGGACGACAGAAATCATGCCACACCCCTCAACATTAACGTTGTAGTACAACACACGGCTGGCAATAATACATACATCCACATCCAATAATTAAGCCTAAGTGTTTTGGCCACATGTGCGGTACTTGGCCAATCAATAGCTGCACCTTCAAGTTCCCCATGATGAAATACAGCTTTCCTAATACTAATCGCATGAAAACACCAAGGGGAAATCTGGCTACACTGAACAGTTAGTTGTTAAACCATCTTAACAGCAACAATGGCTGTGTAATGTTCATCAAATACATACCATGATTTTGGAAAGAAACCAACAACTTTACTGAAgttctgttacaaaaaaaaaaaatatttttggaacaaTATTGCACATGGAACGTCTTTCACCGTGGATACAAGTCATTTCTGTAATACACCTTAGTCTGTCACTTCTACAGTATCCAATAATAGTGTTCCACAATACATAAGTGGAAGAGAGCCCATCAATGAGGCTTCATAGGAATACTGATTATTTAACTGTAGACAATAAGAGACAACCTGAAAGCATTTAGTGGATGGACTACTTGGTATGACTAAGAGCACTTGGATTTCTCCAAGGGGTCCAAAGTGCTCACTGGTTACATAAAAATCAGGTTTCCATATGTAATGTATGGTTGAACAAAGGAGGAGCAAAGTCATAATGTACAAAGAACCACAATGAGAATATGACTGTCTCTTGTGACCAGGGTTTACTGTACTTGAATATCATCCAATGGTAATGATAAGTCGTAATCATAAACAACGCTAATTATTCATTCCCGCTTTTTCTGGACTTTATGGTACTACaactgacatttaaaaaattaaactttacaaTATCAAAACCCATCTGAtgccaacaaaaatatacaatatttattacatatgatCTCAAACTCATTCATGGATCTAGAGGTGACAAATTTTGCACTGAAAATCCAGTAGTAAAGTTATCATGACTAGTAAAACTATCAACATACAGTAAAAAGGAGTACCCAATCTTTGGCTGGATCATTAATTTTCAAGATCACTTTTTCAGGCCAACATTTCTAGGTCAAAAACTAGTACTGTATTGCAAGAATCAGTCCTATATAAAGGATAATTTCCTCGTTAAAAGCAGTTACAGGTTCTAGTTTGCACCGATACTTAGCTACTGTATACAACAAACCCACCCGTTGTGTTTTGGAAGCTGAGTTAGAACCACTTACCTTTCCATTTCCTGCTCTACTTTTGTCGACGCAACAAATCTACCCATTGTGTTTTGGAAGCCAAGATGACCAGTTACCTTTCAATTCTCTTAAAATTCCTGGGTAACGTGAGCACCAAGGTGCTCTACTATCACTGCTTCTATACTCCTTGATGTGTATATGATGTGCATATTCTCCAAAGTTACTCTTGACAAATACCACCTTTTCACTGACTAGCCAGAAGAACAACATGTGAATCCCATGGATCCACATGGCTCTCACAAGATCAGTTGAGTAAACTTGACACCTCCCAAATCTTCATGACGCGGTCTTGAccttaaaataagttttatggaataaaaggaagaattaattaaaaatttcacgttaAAAAGAAACCAGCAAATTAaaacaattgcatttttaataatttttgttacataaatacaaactttCAATCTACGCATGCCTAAATTCCAAAGGCTATTAATAGTGGTAGATTTCTTCAAGAGATGTAAGAAATTTTGAGACATCCTCCAAGGCTATCATCAAACAGTTCAAGCTGACAACCAAGTTGAAAAGATCTCTGCCTCCTCCAACAACATGTGACACAAAAGGACTTCTGTGAAATTCCATCTCTTATATCTTTACCtgaataattcaatatataaGAGCAAAATGGATCCATTTTGTTAGAATACCTAACCAATTCGCATCCAACCATGAatgtaaacaattttaaaattaatctgggttacttttataataaacacatatacagtgcAGCAAAGCTAAATGCAATTCCATCTGCTAATTACAGCTCTGAGAGCAAGCAGGAAGAATAAACGATGCACcaattaaatttgaaataaatgtgGTTTGATATTATTTGAAATCACATcgactgaaattgcatatgaaaGCAAGGTTATCCATAAGTGAAGTACACTTGGTTCATAATTCTAAAAGATTCCGTTGACTTGATAATAAAGCTTTATAAAGAATATCAGGAGTCATGGCAGAATAGTTATAATTGATatcataaggaaaaaacaaaagttccATATATAGATGAGATACTGACAAAAGAGAGATGATAATGGAATGGCCACATCGTCTATACAACCCGAGAGAATGACctatgatagtgtcagctgggctcttgTGAGCACCAAAGAGTTAGAAGACTCAGAACCACTTAGaagagaactatgagaagggaggctggataTTTGAGATCTATGAaagatattatttttaagaaatagtttaaccagaataTTGAGTAAACATTCATTACTCAGATCGGGATCTCCCTAAGGATTTGTTcttgatgaaatatattaaatcttaatTATTATAATGTATCACAActccttaaaattttaataactggATAAACTGAAAACACTGTACATCCTAACAAAATTTCTCTTAAAGATTTATTTCAAATACCTGATATACAGTGTTCACTGAAAGTTGAACAATCACAAAAAATACGTTTGACTGTCCGTGTTGATCTACATTACCTGCATTCAAGGATTGGGTCACATTGAGTTATTTAACTAATACCAAGATGAAAGTGACTAACTTGATGACAGGGTAATATTACACCTTCAATGTTGTGTTCTTTATGGAGCAACTACAATCCAACAGTTAGTTTAATCCTAGTTTGTTACTGTCAGATTCATTATCTAACAATTCCTGCCATTTACTGAAGATGATGGGTTTTAGAGACAGTAACAAATCATTGATCGGAACAGGCATACTTCATCTGGTTACAGTGACTGTGGcttttggctgctttatcagtatcctcatttcctttaatgcctacacatGCAAGGACCCAACATATTCAACTAGCTTCATATAATTAAtggaatgaaaatttaatttgaacACAGGGATTTTCAGAACTTTCCAAGGCTTCCAATGCGCTTTTAATGTCAccgaatattaaaaatttctgagatAGCACGTTGTTAATGATCTTTACTCATGACTATACGTACTGCAAACAATCCTACTGGGAAAACAGACACATTACTGGGTAATGTAAGCTGGCAATACCTCACCATATCCTACACAAAAAAAACTTTGGATCTGTCTATATAGACTGCATAATGCCGGCCTTTTTGTCCTATATTCTCTCCTGTATGTTGTTTATGATGTTCAGGGGAAGCTAAGGcaaaggaaagacatgagtgatGGAACTGTATAAAGGCAGTTTGGATCACTTGGCACTTGGGGCAATGATGTAATATTTACTGGTGTCCGTGTATGCAGCATAATAAACTTAGTGGTGATTTGGTAgaatatgaagcataaaaaaaaactatctaatTTTCTTGTTCTGTGGATTAAATTTTTTCAACAATACTAAAGAGACAAATATACTATTCATCTATTTCAAAATGTCACTGCTGCTTTGACAGGCTGTGGTAGATTCAGAGACCACCAATTAGAGAGGCTCTCAAAAATACAAGTCCATTGAGATAAGAGCTTTTTGTTTAtggtaaatcatttttaaaatttaattttgtaatttcataCAAGGTAAACATCTCTAACCACATAACAAGCAATATTAACGCAGACCTTTAACATACTAAAATGCAATACTGTAACATTATTAAGAAGAACCAGTAATCTTTATAGTTTCTACAATATCTTTAGTCTCTCCAAACTATAAGACATTGCAAGCACTGCAAAACATCCATCTGCCTGTGAAATCTTCACTAATTTCAAGGCCTGAAAGACCAGTGCCCTTGTACTGTCATGCTGTCTTCTGAAGATTAGGCCATGACATTTTAATCACTTCCACTCACAAGCATTCagataatgaatatgaaaaacacTATCATCACAGTGCAAGTATTTGAATGATATacacacaatatgaaaaaaaaatgcagtgtggaatttcataataaaactctGTAAATCCATTCTAGGTTTGATGGCAAGCTACTGCAATCTAATTTGGTTGTAAGAAACTGGAGCAGCAATAAATGGAAACTGAATAATGAGGATGTAGCAAAAAAGAACCGATTTTCTTTAACTATGAAAAACTACTCATGTAACTGTCACTACAATCATCCGTGCAGTACAGTCTGcagtttaatgaaataaacacGATAAtgttttatacttaaaaaaaattttaccacatCAATGTAAAGTATTCACATTTCTATGAGCTACCCATCAGTAAGTTTCTGATTTGATTAAAAAGTTTCTTGTTCTTCAAGAGGTCACTGAACAGTTTtctaaggaaaaagaaataaatacctgCCAGTAAGAAAGCTACAGGGTACCAGTAAGTTGCTCTAATATATAACTACATTTCTTAACAGACAACATGCAAAATTTGATGGATGGATAAAATGTGAACAACAGTCTAAAGACTGAAAAGTCACTTACCAACAGTAAGAAGAAGACCACTCTCTTCATCCATATCCATGAATACAACATTATGCTTTACTTCGTGGAACTTTGCTAGAGAAGCTCGACTGAAACAAATGGACACGAAACCTCAGAACAAACAAGATACAAGCATGATACAAGCTCAAGATAAAATAGTATTAGTAAAGACAGCAAAATTAAGATAGAGTATAGCTTTACTCATGAAAAGatttattaaaatcatttaatCAGATCAAAACCAAAACGATTTACAAGccataacaaacaataaaaattacttcatttttgaCAATCACTCTACAATTATTAGGAGTAAATGATTCAAGAAAATTCAGGAATATAGCTGTACATTTGTTTAAGCATAATATCACAatgcaataaaaagataaagttttGAATCTTAATACTGATTGTTTCATAACTTgagaagaaaaatatcacaaggacTCACTTTTCACTATTCACGCTGCTGGAAGGTAGAAAAGAATAGATTGTTATTATTCAGTGTCAGTactataaaaattcagtttttcagtATCCAACTAACTGAAAAATTATAGTACTGTAATGTGGAAACCCATATGTATCATTAGATTCTTACactaatatgattatttttattatgtcaaTCAAGATAATCATTATACTTCTTCCTCTACAGTGaagtaaatcaaaatcaaatcattttctaaaatacaaaCCACAATCTCACAGActtcctttttaaaataaaactaaggcaCTGACAAAATGGTTAACACATTTTCCCACAAGCAATAAGAAAATGCAAGACATACTGAATAGTAATATACTTCATGGCTACTTTTAAAAACCCTTGCAATTCTGTACATTGCACTGGGCAATTCATTAACATGAAATCaaaaacatacatgaaaaaataacaagaataggCTGGTTCTAACAAGAATGAATGCAACTTGACTATTATTTCCTTACCAAGACATTAGTCAAAGGACCTCCTAccaaaattatttacttcaatgtATCAACGGCAAATTTTCTTCCATAATCTTATCAATGCCTCTTACTCcctgaatatttatgttgaagttcataaaaattcattaattaagAATCCATAACCTCCTGCTGGAATGAAAGTAAGGCCAATATCTGCTGCAGAATTTCAAAGAGGTCTTTGTGTCGCACAGCAACAATAATGATGCCTTTTACTCCTTGAATATTTATCTTCAGTACTGCCAAGTTAACGTGGATGTACCAAGGACAAAGAGCTTAAATAAACTGACAGATATAAAGTCCAACTCAAATAATCCTTAAGTGGAAAAACTACCACAAGCTCCATATTCATGATACATGCAATCTAACTACCCTGAAGGCGTAAGGGCATTAATTCCCAAGTCGGGAGCTTCTGTAATCGCCtatgaaaataaaaccagaaactaatgaaaaaacCCAATTCTAGTCACCGAACTGTCACAATGGCTACAAATGAGGCACACAGTGGTGGAAGGTGTATACTGGATTAGGTGTAACATGAGACTCAGAGCACAGGAGAAATACATAAGTACTTTTTTCAAATTAAGCTAAAATCTTAACACTTGGTTGGAGAGACACCACTATACTAAATTTAAACAACGTGGACATTGTCAACCTCTTTTCTGATAAAAAGGACAAAATTTTCATGTAATGGCCtatcataacaaaataaaaacatttgctgTAAGAAATTCTCAAAGACTAAATATAGAATCCCACACCTTGCCCCCTccataaacatgacaaaaatttaaaaacaatatgcACTTCTGTCTATCATGCACCATTGAATGAActgctttcatattttttgtcgTTATATGTCAAGCTTACTTCCAGTGCACCTGAGCCATATTTTCACCTGTCCAACTGCTtacttattatcatcatcatacaaATCAAAAGAGTAAGAATTGCTACATTTGAGTAAAACCTGGGTTGATTTTCCTTGGTGTACATATTTGTTACATGTGTGGAGTTATCAGCTAGAAAGGTCTCTACTTTATTAATGTCTGAGCAAGTTGGAAACAAGTTACAATAAGTCATTACATACACTGAATCTGTGCACCTTTGGCCACCACTTCATTCTCACCTACACAAGCTCCTTCACACCCAAGACTCAACTGAGATGAACTTCCCACATATCAGTTATGCATTAATTATGCTAAAAGTATTGCACTATGAATAATTCCAAAACTCCTGCTAACATTAGTGCAaccattaaaaatctaataacaTCCAGTACATCATGGTACAGAAAACAGAGAAAGCTATCAAATCAGTTTACACCcttaaattacaaaaatcaatGTAGAATTATTGGATGTTAAAAACTAAACACAATGTCTTAATACTTACTCTGTGTCTGATATAGTTGAATGACACTTATCACATACTCGCACATCAAACTCAAATCCCATGATAGGAATAGTAGTTCTCTTAGAGCTACAGTTGTCACAAACAGCTTTTCCACATTTCCtgcaaatatcaaaaataaagatttaagatatctaaaaaaatatcatacaACACAGCACTTAGCACTATCACATAATTTAACAGCTCTAAGATTGCAGGAATTTATCTTTCTACTTGTTGCAAACATAAAATAAGCACTATCAAGAACTCCATGATTAACCCACTGGATCACTTCAGATTTCTTGAGATTCTCTGATGCATCCTATTCTGCAGTTTTCAACTCATAACTTTGAATTCGTTTTGTTTTGTACTATTTTCAACAAAGTATAAACTATCTGCTTTGAAAGGACACCACAATGATTCCATAGCATGAACAGCATATTCAAAGACAGTGTACGCAGTAAAATATCCCTAATAGCAGGTCTGGCTCTGGGACATACCAAGATGCCAAAAGCATAGTAACTAACAGGGTTAAATAACTGCATTAAAAACTTAGCATTTCCAAACATATCAACTCAAACTTTACACAAATAGAGACGTCAACTGAAAAGAGACAGTAATTAGAAGTGGGGTTACTGAGTATGGGCCAACTATCCTATACACGTCTCACACACATCACTGGCAAGTCAATTTTTCCATGAGATTTGCAGACtgattaacaaaatcaataaaatgaaaatatctggcAGAGTTCTAACTAATGCATCTTTATGACAGAGGGATGGCCTGtttcaatataaaacaaaaatgaaacctcAACTGACTGCTGTGCATTGAGAGTGCTTAAGTGGCTTAACTGAAAATCATGAGGattctaacaaaatttcctttacataTGGTATCAAAAGCCTAATAATCATGATGTCTCATACTGATTCTAACtgatgaaaaaattctttaaaagaaatactgaacagaagaaaaattctaaaacaaaacaacaggaaaTTATTTTAGAGTCATTCTATCATGGTAGCATCCACCTCCTTCAAGAGAAAACACTGACAGTATTTAAAACATAACTCATCAATCAAAAAACCTACAACAGAAAGACGAGAATACAAAGTATTTacagaacaaaaacaatttcagaaattctcttccacAAGAAACAAATACACAACCTGCAATGATGTTGCCTAAGACCTATCTGCTTCTGGTCCATCATAGCTCGTATATTCCAAAAGAAGGGGCGCTCACAATACTGGCAGGAGTCAGCTTCTAACCACTCTGGGGTCTGTAACCACAATAAACAGCATCAgcatatttttaaatgaacttcTTTATGCCATCAGTATAAAAGATCTAACATGCTTCAAACActaataagaatatgaaaatattaacctCTTGTCTGTTTGCTTTCATGTCCCAAAAGACAACAGTAGCATCCTCAGCACCAGATATGAGTTGACGGCTCACAGGTCCATACACCAAAGAAGAGACTTTGTTCCTGTGAATTGAAAATATCAATGGAGAAGaatgtttgtataaaaatatctCAGTACATAAAATGCTTATTTCACAAGTGGAAAATGCTGTAAAGTGATTCCAAAACAAGAGCTTTACCAAAGCATAAAACTAGTATATACAACATGGACATCTATTAAATTAGACATTAACAAATACTTTAACAAGGCCACCAAATGAACATTCTTAGCTCTCACAAAGCTGGCctgaattgtttttcttattaaatatattaGATACCATTTATTATATTAAAGCTTGAACATTTCACAATATGATCAACCAAAAAATGTATTGTgacagttactgtattttcaatgcCTGATATAGAAATATCTCATACTGTGTTATATTCCTTGCCTGTtcatattatttctgttttgatcAGATTTGCCTCAAGATGCATCTCTCTAGAAATACAATGCCTTTTATTAAGAAAACCTGTAATCTCATGGTGTTTTCAAGATTAAATCTTCCTCATCTATATATTCTAAGTATGTCAAGCCGCCATAGTCACTCCAATGCAAAcctctttttcattataaaatttatgcaaaGGGTAAATAGCAAAGGTGATGTATTCCCATGTAGCACCCCATTATTTCCTGTAAAATCCCTTGACAAAGACTCCAGCTATTAACAATGCATCTGCTTTGTTCATGGTTGTCTGCAataattttatgcctttactaGGTATATCAAAATGAAGTAAGACCTTCCATAACCATGGTCTGTGGACGCTGTTAATTGCCTTCTCATAATCAGTGCAACCCCTTCCTTCTCTAAGAACAACTTGTTCATCTCCAGCATTTTATCAACTTCTTTCTCCAGCTTACTGAGAATGAGCATCGCAAAAACTTACATCACAACCGTTATACATGCAAGGCATCTTTTTGTTACTAAACTCAGTTAGTCTACCTTACCCTGGGGTCTCCACTATGACCTCCAGTTCCTTAATGCCATCTCTGCAGTTATAAGTTTCTTCACTACTGATTTAACTTCAAAAACCATGAATTTAATCAATAGCACTGTAGAGTACTTGTATTTCTTCAGCTACTGGTGTATGAATAAAATGATCACACTGATATCTCTTACGTCCACGAATATTTCAATAATACTTGTTGGCTATACTAACAACAATGCTAATAAATGACAGTAAGCATGGTACATCTACTACACATCCTTCCATGCACTTCATTAAACTTCAATCTCTACACTGTCCCATACTGAAAACTCTTACGGCAattcaagcaaaaattaaatatcaaagaaTTGCTTTCCTGGTACAGTATTTAAAATCTGAACTTTTGAAATGGTTAAGTAATAAGGGAACACATACTCTTACGAATTATTTCCCCAACAAATTTTAACCTGAAGAACCACTTCTTCGATCCTCTCCCTTTCAAGAAAAATTGTTTGCCTGAAGTTACGCACAAACATAAACTAATAAGATCTGACTTGACATAGTATTACTTACGTGTGTCCCTGTAATTCAAAAGCTGTTCCTTTGCCACCACCAATATCCCACACAATTACAGACTGATCAAAAGAACCAGAAAAAAGTAGCTGCCGGTCAACATCCCAAGCTAAAGATCGTATGGACCCATTGTGACCCTGAAAAGTAAttcatctttttaaatataattcacatATATTTGTACGATACTAACTATTTTTGAATTGTAAATAGCTGTGCAAGTTTTTGGTAAAACTGATACCGAGAGACTGAATCACTAAACGTAACATAAAATCTACAAgttgcaaatgaaagaaataccATAGTAATAAATGCCATTTGGAACAATGCTTTAATATGAAGAAGTATTCTGCCACCAGGACTGATGTCAGAAATCACCCCTTTTCCTGTGGTTGCCACCATAATTAGTACtagaaacagctattattatttcttggACACACAACTTGCTTGCTGTACTGTTTTAGTAAGTCAAGAGTGTTCCCTAGCAATGGGTTTTTAGCAAACTACAAAATAGGAATTCAACAATAAATAGCACACACTATTAATTCCTTACAAAGcctaattgataaaaaaaatggtacatGAAGTACACAAATACAGCAACTGAAAGAACTGTGCTGTTAGGGGAAAAGAaccagtattttcattttcatcaaacttAGTTACATTTCCAAACCACATATTCAAACAACTATACTAATCTAATTGTTATGAAAATTACAAAGTTTTAAGTACTTTACCTTCAGAGTTGTTATGACTTGTGGGCCATTTTCCTCCAATTTCAGCATGGTGATGTTCCCGCTATAGTCCCCAACAAAAACGTGATGGCTTTTGGAGTCAAACTGTAAGGCAGTGCACCATCCTGTACACTGGTGCCCTCCTAACCTTCGTCCACTCTCAGTGCAGTGGTAGACAAAGAACTTATCCCTAGAAACTGACAAAGCCCATTCTGAATCTTGGCAATATATAACACCAGTTACTCGATTCTGGTGACTAATGTAATCTCTGATGTGCCTGATGCTGTTGTAGTCACT
This genomic interval from Macrobrachium rosenbergii isolate ZJJX-2024 chromosome 56, ASM4041242v1, whole genome shotgun sequence contains the following:
- the Wdfy2 gene encoding WD repeat and FYVE domain-containing protein 2 isoform X2 produces the protein MAAEIKPIRNSNPTKPVSTDKPVLVSKIDGNADDVNAAILLNGGSGVISVSDDKSVRIWQRRDNGQYWPSVCHFLPSIPSCLHYTANIRRLFMGLDNGTVTEFEVASDYNSIRHIRDYISHQNRVTGVIYCQDSEWALSVSRDKFFVYHCTESGRRLGGHQCTGWCTALQFDSKSHHVFVGDYSGNITMLKLEENGPQVITTLKGHNGSIRSLAWDVDRQLLFSGSFDQSVIVWDIGGGKGTAFELQGHTNKVSSLVYGPVSRQLISGAEDATVVFWDMKANRQETPEWLEADSCQYCERPFFWNIRAMMDQKQIGLRQHHCRKCGKAVCDNCSSKRTTIPIMGFEFDVRVCDKCHSTISDTDRASLAKFHEVKHNVVFMDMDEESGLLLTVGQDRVMKIWEVSSLLN
- the Wdfy2 gene encoding WD repeat and FYVE domain-containing protein 2 isoform X1 — translated: MAAEIKPIRNSNPTKPVSTDKPVLVSKIDGNADDVNAAILLNGGSGVISVSDDKSVRIWQRRDNGQYWPSVCHFLPSIPSCLHYTANIRRLFMGLDNGTVTEFEVASDYNSIRHIRDYISHQNRVTGVIYCQDSEWALSVSRDKFFVYHCTESGRRLGGHQCTGWCTALQFDSKSHHVFVGDYSGNITMLKLEENGPQVITTLKGHNGSIRSLAWDVDRQLLFSGSFDQSVIVWDIGGGKGTAFELQGHTNKVSSLVYGPVSRQLISGAEDATVVFWDMKANRQETPEWLEADSCQYCERPFFWNIRAMMDQKQIGLRQHHCRKCGKAVCDNCSSKRTTIPIMGFEFDVRVCDKCHSTISDTDSVNSENRASLAKFHEVKHNVVFMDMDEESGLLLTVGQDRVMKIWEVSSLLN